ACGTCGTCGAGGGCATCGCCTCGATCGACGAGTCGGCGATCACCGGCGAGTCCGCCCCGGTCATCCGTGAGGCCGGCGGTGACCGGTCTGCGGTGACCGGCGGTACGACCGTGCTGTCGGACCGCGTCGTCGTCAAGATCACCGCCGCTCCGGGCAGCACGTTCATCGACACGATGATCGCGCTGGTCGAAGGAACGTCGCGGCGCAAGACGCCCAACGAGAACGCCCTGACGATCCTGCTCTCGAGCCTCACGATAGTCTTCCTGCTCGCGGTAGCGACGCTGGCACCGATGGCCGAGTACGCCGGCGCTCCGCAGCGGACCCTCGTCCTGGTGGCGCTGCTCGTGTGCCTGATCCCCACCACGATCGGCGCCCTGCTCTCGGCGATCGGCATCGCAGGCATGGACCGGCTCGTCCGGGTCAACGTGCTGGCGATGTCCGGGCGGGCCGTCGAGGCCGCCGGCGACGTCGGCACGCTGCTGCTCGACAAGACCGGCACGATCACCTACGGCAACCGACGCGCGACCGCCTTCGTCCCGCAGGCGGGGCTCGACCCCGATGTCCTGCGCGACACCGCTCGCCTCTCCAGCCTGGCCGACCCCACTCCCGAGGGCCGTTCCATCGTCGAGCTGGCCCTCACGCAGGGCGCAGCGGACTCCACGCTCCCTCGCGGGGCGCAGGTCGTCGAGTTCTCGGCGACAACCCGGATGTCCGGGCTCGACCTCGCCGACGGGTCGCAGGTCCGCAAGGGCGCCGCGTCGGCAGTCCTCGCCTGGCTCGGCGACACCGCGCTCCCCCCGAGCGTCGAGTCGGCCGTCGAGCGGATCAGCGCCGACGGCGGGACGCCGCTGGTCGTCGCGGTACGTCCCTCGCAGAGCGGGGCGCCGACGTCGGGGCAGGTCCTCGGCGTCGTCCACCTCAAGGACGTCGTCAAGCCCGGCATGGTCGAGCGGTTCGCCGAGCTGCGGCGGATGGGCATCCGTACCGTCATGGTGACCGGTGACAATGCGATCACCGCAAAGGCGATCGCCGTCGAGGCGGGCGTGGACGACGTGCTCGCGGAGGCGACTCCCGAGGACAAGATGGCGTTCATCCGTCAGGAGCAGGCAGGCGGTCGCCTGGTCGCGATGACCGGTGACGGTACGAACGACGCCCCGGCCCTGGCCGCCGCGGATGTCGGTGTCGCAATGAGCTCGGGCACGTCGGCCGCCAAGGAGGCCGGCAACATGGTCGACCTCGACTCCGACCCGACGAAGCTCATCGACATCGTCGAGATCGGCAAGCAGCTGCTCATCACCCGCGGCGCACTGACGACGTTCTCGGTCGCGAACGACGTGGCGAAGTACTTCGCGATCATCCCCGCGATGTTCGTCGCGGCGTACCCGAGCCTGGAGGCTCTCGACATCATGCGGCTGCACAGCGCCGAGTCGGCGATCCTCTCCGCGGTGATCTTCAACGCGCTGATCATCGTCGCGCTGATTCCGCTCGCACTCCGGGGCGTGAAGTACCGCGTCACCTCGGCGGCGGGCCTGCTGCGACGCAACCTGCTCGTCTACGGGCTCGGCGGCCTGGCGGCGCCGTTCGTCGGGATCAAGATCATCGACCTCCTCCTCTCGAGCCTCTTCGGCTCCGCGCTCTGAGCCGGACGGAACCAGCCACATGGAAGGGACAACCCGCATGGCCACCACCACCTCACCCGCCCGGGACACCGATGCGACCCCGGGGCGGGGCCCGCTCGGTGCCGGACTGATCCGCCAGACCGCGACCGGCCTTCGGCTGCTGCTCGTTCTGACCGTCATCCTCGGCGTCGCGTACCCGGCGGCCGTCTGGGCCGTCGCCCAGGTCGTCGCGAACGGCCGTGCGAACGGTCAGATCGTCGAGGTCGACGGCTCACCGGTCGGCTCCGCGATCATCGGTCAGGCCTTCGACGACCCCGCGCTGTTCCACTCGCGCCCGTCGGCGACGGAGTACGACGGCCTGGCGAGCGCGGCGAGCAACCTCGGTCCGTCCAACCCGGACCTCCTCGCCTCGATCGAGGAGCGTCGCAACGCCGTCGCCGCGGAGGAGGGCGTCGCACCGGCCGACGTCCCCGCCGACGCGATCACGGCCTCGGGCTCGGGTCTGGACCCGCACATCTCTCCCGCGTACGCCGACATCCAGGCCGCGCGCGTCGCCGAGGCGAACGGGTTGAGCGACGCGACCGTGCACCGCCTCATCACCGAGTACACGGCCGGGCGGGCCTTGGGCGTGCTCGGCGAGGAGGGCGTCAACGTCCTGCTCCTGAACATCGCGATCCGCGACGCTGTGACGGACTGACAGGATGGCCGGTATGGACCACCCGCCCACGCGTCGCGGGCGGCTCCGGGTCTATCTCGGTGCCGCGCCCGGCGTAGGGAAGACGTACCGGATGCTCGACGAGGGCCGCCGCCGCACCGATCGCGGCACCGACGTCGTCGTCGCGTACGTCGAGACCCACGGCCGCAAGCACACCGCCGAGCAGCTCGACGGCCTCGAGGTCGTCCCCCGTCGGGCCGTCGCGTACGGGGGCTCCTCGTACGAGGAGCTCGATCTCGACGCGGTGATCGCGCGACGGCCCGAGGTCGCCCTCGTCGACGAGCTCGCACACACCAACGTGCCCGGGGTCGAGCACACGAAGCGCTGGGAGGACGTCGTCACCCTGCTCGACCACGGCATCGACGTCGTCACCACCGTGAACGTGCAGCACCTCGAGTCGCTGAACGACGTCGTCGAGGCCATCACCGGCGTACGCCAGCGCGAGACCGTGCCCGACCAGGTGGTGCGCGACGCCGATGCCATCGAGCTCGTCGACATGAGCCCGCAGTCGTTGCGGCGTCGCCTCGCCCACGGCAACGTCTACGCCGCCGACAAGGTCGACGCGGCGCTCTCCCGCTACTTCCGCGAGGGCAACCTGTCGGCGTTGCGCGAGCTCGCGCTGCTGTGGGTCGCCGACCGGGTCGACGAAGGAATGACCCGGTACCGGCAGGAGCACCGCATCGACTCCACCTGGCCGACCCGAGAACGCATCGTCGTGGCGGTCACCGGAGGTCCGGAGTCGCCGACCCTGCTCCGCCGTGCCGCTCTGATCGCCGGCCGGACAGCGGGCGGGGAGTGGATGGCCGTCTACGTCACTCGCGGCGACGGTCTGACGAGCACCTCGCCGGACCAGCTCGCCCGACAGCACACGATGGTGCACGACATGGGCGGCAGCTTCCACACCGTCGTCGCCGACGACGTCGCCACCGGGATCCTCGAGTTCGCCCGCGCGGAGAACGCCTCCCAGATCCTGATCGGCGCGTCACGCCGGGCGCGATGGTCGGCCGCACTTCGGCCCGGCGTCGGCGAGCGCGTGATCGCCGGTTCGGGCGACGTCGACGTCCACATCGTCAGCCACGGCGAGGCGGGCCGCGGAACGCGCAACCGTCAGCGCCGCCCCGACCTCGGCACGCGGCGTACGGTGCTGGGCTACGTCCTCGGCGTGCTCGCACCGGCAGTCGCGACCTTCGTGCTGCTGTCCACCGCTGACCTTCACGACCTCACGCTCGAGTCGATGGTCATGCTGAGCGTCGTCGTGGTCGTGGCACTCGTAGGCGGCCTGGTGCCCGCCCTGCTCGCCGCGGCACTGTCCGCCCTGCTCCTCAACTGGTACTTCGTGTCTCCGACGCAGACGCTGACGATCGCCGGCGGTCAGTACGTCGCGGTGATCGCCGTCTTCGTCGTCGTGGGCGTGGCGGTCGCATCCGTCGTCGACCTTGCGGCCGGCCGCGCGGCGCAGGCACGACGCGCATCGACCGAGGCAGACGCCCTCGCGGTGCTGTCGCACAGCCTGCTGCGGGCCGGCGAGAGCCTCCCGGCCCTCCTCGCCCAGGCGACGGAGGTCTTCGGGATGCGCGGTGCCGCGATCCTGGCGAGGCACGGCGACGACGCCTGGACCACCGTCGTCGCACACGGCGACGCTCCCTCGTCGGTCAGCGCGTCCGACGTCGACGTGCCGATCGACGAGACCACGACGCTGGTCCTGCGTGGGCGGACCCTGGCCGCCTCAGAACGACGGCTCGTCACGGCGTACGCCGCCCATGCCGGGGTCGTGGGCGAGCGGCTGCGGGCGGCGGAGGAGCAAGCCCGGGCCCACGAGCTTGCCGAGGCCGACCGGACCCGTACGGCGCTGCTGGCCGCGGTCTCGCACGACCTGCGGAGCCCGCTGGCCGCGGTCAAAGCAGCGGTCACGAGCCTCCGCAACGAGGACATCGTGTGGTCGGACGAGGACGAGGCCGACCTGTTGATGACGATCGAGGAGTCGGCCGACCGGCTCGACGCCCTCGTCGAGAACCTGCTCGACATGAGCCGGCTGCGGACCGGTGCGCTCAGCGTGCTGCTGACCGACGTCGACCTTGTCGAGGTGGTGCACCGCGCGGTCGGTCCGCTCTCGGAGGCGCCTCGCATCGACGTGCGAGTCGACCCCGGTATGCCTCTCGCGTACGCGGATCCGGGGCTCCTCGAGCGGGTCCTCGCGAACCTGTGCGAGAACGCGCTCAAGCACACCGTCGGGCGCGTGACGGTCCAGGGCTCGGCGCACACGGAGCTCGGCGGTCGAGCGACAACGTGCATCCGCGTCGTCGACCACGGGCCAGGGGTCGAACCGGAGGCGTACGACCGGCTCTTCGCCCCCTTCCAGCGGCTCGGTGACGTCCCGCAAGGAGATGGCGTCGGGCTCGGCCTCGCCGTGGCCCGCGGCCTGACCGAGGCGATGTCGGGCACGCTCGAGGTCGATGAGACACCAGGCGGCGGTCTGACGTTCGTCGTGACCCTGCCGCAGGCGAAGGCACCGGACGCCGCGGCCGTACAGGTCCCCGACGAGGGCGAGGAGGACCCGCGATGACGGTCGTGCTCGCGGTCGACGACGACCCGGCGATCCTTCGCACGCTGCGCATCAACCTGCGGGCTCGCGACTACGAGGTGGAGACGGCCGGGGACGGCCGGTCGGCGCTGCAGGCTGTCGAGGACCGGGTACCTGACGTGATCCTTCTCGACCTCGGCCTCCCGGACCTCAGCGGCGTGGCAGTGATCCGGCGGGTCCGCGCGACGAGCAGGGTGCCGATCGTGGTGCTCTCGGCCCGGCACGAGTCCGACGACAAGGTCGAGGCGCTCGACGCGGGTGCCGACGACTACGTGACGAAGCCGTTCGGGATGGAGGAGCTCTTGGCCCGGGTGCGCGCCGCCGTCCGGCGTGGTGGCCTCGCCGAAGTCCCCGCCTCGGCGGTGACGATCGGCCGGCTTGTCCTCGACCCGGACGACGGCACCGCGACGAGGGACGGAGCAGAGATCCACCTCACCCCCACGGAGTGGAGGATCGTCAGCACGCTGCTCAGGCGATCTGGCCGCCTCGTGCGCCAGGCGGAGCTGCTGCGAGAGGTTTGGGGACCGGCGTACGAGAAGGAGACCCACTATCTGCGTGTCTACATGGCGCAGATCCGTCGCAAGCTCGAGGACGACGCTGCGAACCCGCAGCACTTCGTGACCGAGCCGGGCCTGGGCTACCGCTTCGTCCCCTGAGACACCTGGTCTCGAGACGGGCTCGTTCCTCGCCCTCCTCGACCAGCGAAAAAGGGGGTCCCGCTGGTCGAGGCCGGAGCGCCAGCCCCCCGCTGGTCGAGGCCGGAGCGCCAGCACCCCCGCTGGTCGAGGCCGGAGCGCCAGCGGAGGATCGAGACCACCAGCGCGTGGTCTCGAGACGGGCTCGTTCCTCGCCCTCCTCGACCAGCGGGGGACGACTCACCGCACCGTCGGCCGGTCGATGATCCACCGCCACGTGCCGTCGGGCTGTCGGCGCGCGACCTCGCACGTGGCGCCGCCCGCCCCGGCGCTCATCGGGAGGACCGTCGTCGTCAGCGCCAGGTCGCCGCGCACGAGCGGACGTCGCGGGATGCCGGCACGCACGGGCCGGTGCGCGGCGAGCGCGTGTGTGTAGAAGTCACGGATGTCGTCGTGACCGACGGCGACGCGGCCGTCGGGGAGCTCCAGCACAGCCGTCGGCTCGTACAGGGCGACCACCCCGTCGACGTCGCGGGCGGTGAGGCGGTCGACGAGCTGCGTGCTCAGCTCGTCAGGAGTGCGGGGGGCGGCGGGAGGGGCTGACCGGAGCGGCGACGGCGTGGACATGTGTTCGACCGTACGAGGAGGCGCCGACAGTTCTCCCGCGCCGTGCAGAGCGACGGTAGCGTCGCTACGCATGAGCAGCTTCCAAGACGCGCCGCGCCTGCCGGTCACCTCGCCCGGGCAGTGGCGCGACTGGTTGGCCGAGCACCACGACGACCCCGATCCTGGCGTGTGGATCGTGTGGGAACGGACGGCGGCGGCGCGCAGCGTGTCGTACGAGGAGCTCATCGAGGAGGCGCTCGCGTACGGCTGGATCGACGGTCAGGCGGCCACGCTCGACGACGAGCACTCGATGATGTGGATGACGCGCCGTCGGCGTGGCTCGGTGTGGAGCCGCCTGTCGAAGGAGCGAGTCGCCCGCGTGGTCGAGTCCGGGCGCATGACCCGGCGGGACAGGCGGCGATCGACCGCGCGAAGGCTGACGGCTCGTGGACGATCCTCGACAGCGTCGAGGCCTTGATCGTCCCGGACGACCTCGCCGCAGCGTTCGATACGGTCCCTGGCTCGCGGGAGCAGTACGAGTCCTTCACTCCCGGCCAGCGCAAGCAGGTCCTGCGCTGGCTGGTCGACGCGAAGCGACCGGCGACCCGCGAGAAGCGGATCACCGAGGCGGTGCGCCTCGCTGCCGAGGGAGTCCCCGCCAACAACCGGTGACGCCCCCGCTCAGCCGAGCGGCTGCAGGAACTCGAGCCGGTTGCCGAACGGGTCATCCGCATAGAAGCGACGGTGGCCGGGGAACGCGTCGTCCCACCGCACGTCGACGCCACCGGCCGTCAGCCGTTCCGCGACGTCGTCGATCCGCGCGACCAGGAACCCCGGGTGCGCCTTGCGTGCGGGCGCGAACTCCTTCTCGACACCCAGGTGGACCTCGATGCCGCCCGAGCGGAACCAGCATCCCCCGCGTGCCGCGAGCTCCGGCGGTTTCTCGAGCTCGTGCATCCCGAGCAGGCCGACCCAGAACGCGCGGCACGCGTCCTCCCCACCGGCGGGGATCGCGAGCTGGACGTGGTGCAGGTGGACGAACGCGAGGTGCTCGGGGTCGGAGTGCGGACCGGTCATGGGCCCACGCTAGCCGTGGCGCGTGCCACGTACGGAACACCCACGGGCGCAGGCTGGTTGTCCCGTACGTGACCACCTCCCCGGACCCCACGCGCCGCGTCGACGTCGTCGTCATCGGTGCGGGGCAGGCAGGGCTGTCGGCGGCGTACCACCTGAAGCGCCTCGGCGCCTCGTTCGTCGTCCTCGACGCCAACCCTGCACCGGGTGGCGCGTGGCAGCACCGCTGGCGGAGCCTGACGATGAGCGACGTCCACGGCATCGCGATGCTCCCCGGTCTCGACGTCCCCGAGCGGGTCAACGACGAGCCGGCGCGCACGTTCGTACCGGCGTACTACGCGGCGTACGAGGCGCGGTTCGACCTCCCGGTCGTACGCCCGGTCCGGGTGCTCCGGGTCGAGGACGCCGAGGCATCGGCGGGGTCTCGATCCTCCGCTGGCGCTCCGGCCTCGACCAGCGAGACCGCTGGTCGCGACCTCCTCGTCCGCACTGACGTCGGCACCTGGCGCGCCCCCGCCGTCATCAACGCGACCGGGACGTGGGAGCGGCCGTTCTGGCCGTCGTACCCCGGAGGGTCGTCGTTCCGCGGGCGGCAGCTGCACACCGTCGACTACGAGGGCCCTGAGGCGATGGCCGGGCTCGACGTCGTCGTCGTCGGCGGCGGCGCGTCCGCCGTCCAGATCCTAGGCGAGGTCGCACCGGTCACCGCGTCGACGACGTGGGTGACGCGCCGCGAGCCGGTCTGGCGCGTCGGCGAGTTCAACCCCGATGCCGGCCGCGACGCGGCGGCGCTGGTCGAGGACCGCGTACGGCGTGGGTTGCCGCCGCAGAGCGTCGTCAGCGTCACCGGTCTGATGCTGCGGCCGCAGGAGCAGCGCGCGGCCGCGATGGGCGCGTACGACCGGCACCCGATGTTCACGCGGATCGAGCCGGACGGGGTGCGGATGGCGGACTGGTCGTTCCGGCACGCCGACGTGATCGTGTGGGCGACCGGGTTCCGCGCGGCGCTCGGACATCTCGCCCCGCTGCACCTGCGCGAGGACACCGGCGGCGTACGCCTCGTCGCTCGTGAGGACGCCCACACCCCGACGACGGCGGCGCGCGACCACCGCGTGCAGCTCGTCGGGTACGGCCCGTCGGCGTCGACCATCGGCGCGAACCGCGCGGGACGCGTCGCGGCGCGCTCGGCGATGCGCGTCGTCGCGTCCCGGGCTGCAGCAGCCTGACCGCACCCGCTTTCGCGATCAGCGGCACCAGTACCGTCGTCGCAGCGGCAAGGACGATGTGAAGGAGTGCCATGAAGTTCACCGAGCGGGAGATGACCATCGCCGTCGAGGCGGTGGCTCGCCAGGCGTTCGAGGCGCTGCCCGGGTTCATGCGCCGCAAGGTGGGCGCGGCGTCGTGGGAGGAGCTGCCGAAGATGAGCCGTTACCAGCTTCTGTCGGCGGCCAGCACCCTGCTCCTGCCGAGCCTGACCGCGCTGCCGGAGCGGCCGACGGTCGGCGCGACGCCGGAGTTCACGGACGAG
Above is a genomic segment from Mumia sp. Pv4-285 containing:
- the kdpB gene encoding potassium-transporting ATPase subunit KdpB — translated: MTLSQLVSQVPTAMAKLDPRHMWRNPVMFVVLIGSVLTTVLAVADPDGFTIAIAVWLWLTVIFGNLAEAVAEGRGKAQAASLRATRKDTVARRVGRDGTETEVPGTDLTIGDLVVVEAGEVIPGDGDVVEGIASIDESAITGESAPVIREAGGDRSAVTGGTTVLSDRVVVKITAAPGSTFIDTMIALVEGTSRRKTPNENALTILLSSLTIVFLLAVATLAPMAEYAGAPQRTLVLVALLVCLIPTTIGALLSAIGIAGMDRLVRVNVLAMSGRAVEAAGDVGTLLLDKTGTITYGNRRATAFVPQAGLDPDVLRDTARLSSLADPTPEGRSIVELALTQGAADSTLPRGAQVVEFSATTRMSGLDLADGSQVRKGAASAVLAWLGDTALPPSVESAVERISADGGTPLVVAVRPSQSGAPTSGQVLGVVHLKDVVKPGMVERFAELRRMGIRTVMVTGDNAITAKAIAVEAGVDDVLAEATPEDKMAFIRQEQAGGRLVAMTGDGTNDAPALAAADVGVAMSSGTSAAKEAGNMVDLDSDPTKLIDIVEIGKQLLITRGALTTFSVANDVAKYFAIIPAMFVAAYPSLEALDIMRLHSAESAILSAVIFNALIIVALIPLALRGVKYRVTSAAGLLRRNLLVYGLGGLAAPFVGIKIIDLLLSSLFGSAL
- the kdpC gene encoding potassium-transporting ATPase subunit KdpC, whose translation is MATTTSPARDTDATPGRGPLGAGLIRQTATGLRLLLVLTVILGVAYPAAVWAVAQVVANGRANGQIVEVDGSPVGSAIIGQAFDDPALFHSRPSATEYDGLASAASNLGPSNPDLLASIEERRNAVAAEEGVAPADVPADAITASGSGLDPHISPAYADIQAARVAEANGLSDATVHRLITEYTAGRALGVLGEEGVNVLLLNIAIRDAVTD
- a CDS encoding sensor histidine kinase, producing the protein MDHPPTRRGRLRVYLGAAPGVGKTYRMLDEGRRRTDRGTDVVVAYVETHGRKHTAEQLDGLEVVPRRAVAYGGSSYEELDLDAVIARRPEVALVDELAHTNVPGVEHTKRWEDVVTLLDHGIDVVTTVNVQHLESLNDVVEAITGVRQRETVPDQVVRDADAIELVDMSPQSLRRRLAHGNVYAADKVDAALSRYFREGNLSALRELALLWVADRVDEGMTRYRQEHRIDSTWPTRERIVVAVTGGPESPTLLRRAALIAGRTAGGEWMAVYVTRGDGLTSTSPDQLARQHTMVHDMGGSFHTVVADDVATGILEFARAENASQILIGASRRARWSAALRPGVGERVIAGSGDVDVHIVSHGEAGRGTRNRQRRPDLGTRRTVLGYVLGVLAPAVATFVLLSTADLHDLTLESMVMLSVVVVVALVGGLVPALLAAALSALLLNWYFVSPTQTLTIAGGQYVAVIAVFVVVGVAVASVVDLAAGRAAQARRASTEADALAVLSHSLLRAGESLPALLAQATEVFGMRGAAILARHGDDAWTTVVAHGDAPSSVSASDVDVPIDETTTLVLRGRTLAASERRLVTAYAAHAGVVGERLRAAEEQARAHELAEADRTRTALLAAVSHDLRSPLAAVKAAVTSLRNEDIVWSDEDEADLLMTIEESADRLDALVENLLDMSRLRTGALSVLLTDVDLVEVVHRAVGPLSEAPRIDVRVDPGMPLAYADPGLLERVLANLCENALKHTVGRVTVQGSAHTELGGRATTCIRVVDHGPGVEPEAYDRLFAPFQRLGDVPQGDGVGLGLAVARGLTEAMSGTLEVDETPGGGLTFVVTLPQAKAPDAAAVQVPDEGEEDPR
- a CDS encoding response regulator is translated as MTVVLAVDDDPAILRTLRINLRARDYEVETAGDGRSALQAVEDRVPDVILLDLGLPDLSGVAVIRRVRATSRVPIVVLSARHESDDKVEALDAGADDYVTKPFGMEELLARVRAAVRRGGLAEVPASAVTIGRLVLDPDDGTATRDGAEIHLTPTEWRIVSTLLRRSGRLVRQAELLREVWGPAYEKETHYLRVYMAQIRRKLEDDAANPQHFVTEPGLGYRFVP
- a CDS encoding YybH family protein, which translates into the protein MSTPSPLRSAPPAAPRTPDELSTQLVDRLTARDVDGVVALYEPTAVLELPDGRVAVGHDDIRDFYTHALAAHRPVRAGIPRRPLVRGDLALTTTVLPMSAGAGGATCEVARRQPDGTWRWIIDRPTVR
- a CDS encoding YdeI/OmpD-associated family protein, translating into MSSFQDAPRLPVTSPGQWRDWLAEHHDDPDPGVWIVWERTAAARSVSYEELIEEALAYGWIDGQAATLDDEHSMMWMTRRRRGSVWSRLSKERVARVVESGRMTRRDRRRSTARRLTARGRSSTASRP
- a CDS encoding YdeI/OmpD-associated family protein; the encoded protein is MIVPDDLAAAFDTVPGSREQYESFTPGQRKQVLRWLVDAKRPATREKRITEAVRLAAEGVPANNR
- a CDS encoding VOC family protein; its protein translation is MTGPHSDPEHLAFVHLHHVQLAIPAGGEDACRAFWVGLLGMHELEKPPELAARGGCWFRSGGIEVHLGVEKEFAPARKAHPGFLVARIDDVAERLTAGGVDVRWDDAFPGHRRFYADDPFGNRLEFLQPLG
- a CDS encoding FAD-dependent oxidoreductase — encoded protein: MTTSPDPTRRVDVVVIGAGQAGLSAAYHLKRLGASFVVLDANPAPGGAWQHRWRSLTMSDVHGIAMLPGLDVPERVNDEPARTFVPAYYAAYEARFDLPVVRPVRVLRVEDAEASAGSRSSAGAPASTSETAGRDLLVRTDVGTWRAPAVINATGTWERPFWPSYPGGSSFRGRQLHTVDYEGPEAMAGLDVVVVGGGASAVQILGEVAPVTASTTWVTRREPVWRVGEFNPDAGRDAAALVEDRVRRGLPPQSVVSVTGLMLRPQEQRAAAMGAYDRHPMFTRIEPDGVRMADWSFRHADVIVWATGFRAALGHLAPLHLREDTGGVRLVAREDAHTPTTAARDHRVQLVGYGPSASTIGANRAGRVAARSAMRVVASRAAAA